One window from the genome of Lutra lutra chromosome X, mLutLut1.2, whole genome shotgun sequence encodes:
- the LOC125092129 gene encoding ADP-ribosylation factor 1-like, whose protein sequence is MGNIFTNLFKGLFGKKEMRMRSRGGRGCCTKTTIAYKQKLGEIVATVPTTGFTVETMDTMEDKSISLTVWDSGGQDKALPLWHHRFQNTQGLIFTADRSDREQDLPDTTNAAEITDRLGLRSLYPRNWYSQAT, encoded by the coding sequence ATGGGAAATATCTTCACGAACCTCTTTAAGGGCCTTTTTGGCAAAAAAGAAATGCGCATGCGTTCTCGTGGTGGGCGTGGATGTTGCACAAAGACCACCATCGCATACAAACAGAAGCTGGGTGAGATCGTGGCCACCGTTCCCACCACAGGCTTCACTGTGGAAACCATGGACACCATGGAGGACAAGAGCATCAGCCTCACCGTGTGGGACTCAGGTGGCCAGGACAAGGCCCTGCCTCTGTGGCACCACCGCTTCCAGAACACACAAGGTCTCATCTTCACAGCTGACAGAAGTGACAGAGAGCAGGACCTCCCCGACACCACGAATGCAGCTGAGATCACGGACAGGCTGGGGCTGCGCTCCCTGTACCCCAGGAACTGGTACAGTCAGGCCACCTGA